Genomic DNA from Stigmatopora argus isolate UIUO_Sarg chromosome 13, RoL_Sarg_1.0, whole genome shotgun sequence:
TACCTCCTCCTCTCTTTGGCGGTCAGCGACTGCCTGGTTGGCTTGGAGATATTACCAGTAGGAATGTACAGGCTGACTTTTTGCTGGTATCTTGGTGATCGTCTGTGTTCTCTGTATAACTATACAGTTCTTATCATAACATCCGCATCAGTTGGAAACATGTTGCTGATATCGATTGACCGTTATGTGGCGATTTGTGATCCTCTGCATTATAACACCAAAGTGACTGTGAAAAGAATTCATTGTTGCGTTTCTCTGTGTTGGATCTTATCTGTTGCTTATTGTGGATTTATATTTTCTAGTGAGCTGAGCCAACCTGGAAAGTCAAAATCCTGTAATGGAgagtgtgtcatttttttagatcacCAGAAAGGAGTGTTGGATGTGATCGCGACTTTCATCCTTCCACTGAGCATAATTATTATGCTGTATACCAGAGTGTTTGTTGTTGCTGTGTCTCAGGCGCGGGCCATGCGCTCTCATGTTATACATGGCAAACAGCAAAGAGCAAAGAGATCTGAATTGAAGGCTGCCAGAATGCTTGGCTTTCTTGTTCTCATATTCATTGTTTGCttctgtccatattttgttgtaagTGTAGGATCTAATGTTCATCCAAATGATGTCATAAATATTACCACCCTATATTTGTACCAGGTAAATTCTTTGTTGAACCCATTGATATATGCCTTCTTCTACCCTTGTTTTAGAAATGCTTTTAAGCACATTCTCACTTTACGCATACTGCAGCCTGGGTCCTGTGATTTCAACATACTGTAAATGTGCACTCCAATCTTTGTTATGGGGCAAAAGGTGTTTAATCTCCTGTGAATGTGCTTGTCTTACAGCAGTTTACTGGAAGCGTTTTACTGTCAATGAAAGTTCTCACTCGGGTTCCTTTGTTGTTGATGCTGGACTTAACAATTACTACTGCACACTAAAAAATATAACTTTGTTTGCATGATCAAATATTGTGATAAAATTGTCGAGGGTCAACTTGATTATGTGTATAATGTGTTTGCTAGTCTTAACAGCTCTAATAAAGTCATCGAGCCAAGTGGTATCCACTTAATCTTAATCATCCACatcatacatgcatatatatatatatatatatatatatatatatatatatatatatatatatatatatatatggggcgCTGGAGCCTGTCCAAGTCAAATagggtcatatatatatatatatatatatacttatatataggATTTACAAGCTCTTAAGTTTATTAACATGTGCATTTATTTGGCtatgattaaaaaacacaatacaaTACAGTacaatacatctataatatataaatataatatatcaatataataaagttactatatattatatagtaaCTTTAAGGCATCTCTGCGATATGTGTTGAACTAAACTTGAATTATTTTTGagatttttaatatttctgACGCAATATGGCCGACAAGTGAGGATGCTCGTTCCAGTTGGGATAAACGCATATCAGACGTCTAGTGTTATGTGGTGCTTGCACACCGGACTTTTGGACTGTCGCTGGGGCAAACCTGCAGGCGAACCTTAgccaaaaacaagaaaactaaaaactaaaaacaagacaacaaaatactgcGTTTTTTGAAGGTACGTTTTAGTCGTCTGGGCATGTACCTGACaacaaacattgaaaaaaaagaatgttaaaCCTCATTTATAGCGGAAAGGCATCTTCTCACTTATTTAGCTAACTTTTTTCACTGCACATGTCCAAATGCACTTTTGCCAAAGTTTTGGTCACTATAAACAAATTACGACGGTGGCCTAGTTCAGTAAGCATTTCTGGTGAATTCGATCCTGGTGTGCGTTTTATTTTTGCTGCAAATTGGTTTAATTCTATCCGTCTGCTATCACTAAACTGTGTTATGATTTGTAACTAAACTTCTTCTatatctgaacatttatttttattttttatgtttttagattttttcctttttacagATCAAGTTTTTAGCTCAgcgttcttttgttgttgttggcaaaaatcatttatacatgTCTACCAAAAGGGTGTTGGAGTTAAAAGCATTGCACCTGTCAAAAGGTCAAGGTCACAACAATGCTAATAAGTCAAAATAGCAGAAATTCCCCTGCTTTTTTCATTGGATCATTTTCAATTTTGCTGggcctagatcaggggtgtctagattttttcttcttctactttGCTAAGTTGAACAGCATCACGATCAGGCAAAAAGAgctaatttgtatttatttgaggTATTATTTTATTGGCTGCTGTTGACTGTGATGGACACCCAAACTAATGGCaggaaacatgatcactcaatgccagacTTCCGAGTTAAaatagatttgatgtctataattGTCAATGGCCGTGATTGAGTTCAGGGCcttctttctgtgtttttcttgACTGTATCTGTTGATGTGTACAGTTTCTATGAACTAAAATTGGAGGGTAATTCAAGAGAAACTGATCACATTCAGACTCGATTATAAACTTTTACCTTCATCCTAAACTCTCATAAATGCATATGCATTACAGTACCCAAATGGCGAGATATTTTATATAGACTATTGTGCTTTTCTCCAACGTTAGATGGCGGTCACTCAGGTGTCCTCGAATAAGTGTGCAGGAGGTTTCCAGAAGGTCTTTGAACACGACAGGTGATACCCGAGTATGTCTGTGTATTTACAATTTTGGTGGGGTAGTTAACCAGAGCTTCTTTTTGgttctttttgcttttttgcaGCAAGGAGCTAAAGTGCAAAATGAAATTTGCCGTCTTCCTGCCGCCTAAAGCGGAGACGGACAAATGTCCCGTCCTGTACTGGCTCTCAGGTATGCATTCTTGCTTCGTACTCCAAAATTGCATTTCTGCTCACTTATTTATCCAATCATTGGGAAAGGTCTCCCTGGAGTGGTATGAAGAATGAATGCAATAGTAATTGGTTATCTTTAAGTTCATTCCTCTTGGTTTAAATCTTTACTGTTTGTTCTTACAAATatggatgcattttttttaaatagttgaaCTCTTCTGAAATAAAGTTTAATGGACATCAGCTTAttctcccatttaaaaaaactcattggctgccagtggtAGTACTACTAGTTgtgcaatccattttaaccattttgactATTTATATGGATTTTACCCTTCTTGTCAATTGCAGGCCATGAGTTTTTTTTACTACTCAATGTATTGCTTCCCTGTACTCATTTCAATGCTAttgattacatttaaaaaaaaggatgatttGGGGGCCGTAGTTTGTTTTTcatggaaatgcccccaaatcagcaggaaggaacatttatatattttaaaatcaacCAGTGACCTGCAGTTTACTGGCCAGCCCGGAAATGACTTTTTCTACTCGATTTACTGTTAACATTTGATTCAgttataaatatttattaacaAGAATGAACAAAGCAGTGATAATAAATACTACACAAAAACGAATAAATTATGCAATAATCCTAACGTTAACTAAATGACCCTGGTCCTCTGGTATCTCGCAGGTCTGACGTGCACCGAACAGAACTTCATCACCAAGGCAGGCAGTCAGCTGGCAGCCGCGGACAACGGGATCATCATTGTTGCACCGGACACCAGCCCACGTATGGCAACACGACGATGTTTACAAATCACATTTTGTGACAGCGCTGTTGAGTGAAGTTTGGGTGTATTTGTTGTAGCGTAGGGTTGTTTTGACTTTGGCCAATTTTGAGCTTTTAAATCTAGGAATGTTTGAAGACTGCGCCTGTGTTTTTTCCAGGTGGCTGCGCCGTTGAGGGTGAGGATGACAGCTGGGATTTGGGCACCGGCGCTGGTTTCTATGTGGACGCCACTCAGGAGCCCTGGAAGAGCAACTACCGCATGTACTCTTATGTCACCCAAGAGGTGCGTCAATGGGGTTTCGTGGCTTTCATTTGACCTTAACGCAAAAAACATTGCGGAGAccaactttttgttttctgtctCGCTCTCAGCTGCCCAAGCTAATCAACGAAAACTTCCCTGCCGATCCTGATAGAATGTCCATCAGTGGTCACTCTATGGGCGGCCATGGGGCACTTATCTGTGCCCTGAAAAACCCTGGAAAGTAcaaggtacattttttttccagttcagTTGTGCACCACAAAATAAGGTTGtgtaaaaataggaaaatgggTTTTTGCATAATTATACTTTTGATCAAGCTCTCTTAAATGTGATTTTCCCGACATTTATGatctctttgtttttcaaagttTGTTTAACTAATCCAAGTGTATATAGTTGTTATAATACATACCATTTACT
This window encodes:
- the LOC144086933 gene encoding trace amine-associated receptor 1-like, whose product is MFAEGQLDLCFPQQGNISCRKPLTEDLIYFVVFSLTSVVIVLLNLFVIVSLLHFRQLHTPTNYLLLSLAVSDCLVGLEILPVGMYRLTFCWYLGDRLCSLYNYTVLIITSASVGNMLLISIDRYVAICDPLHYNTKVTVKRIHCCVSLCWILSVAYCGFIFSSELSQPGKSKSCNGECVIFLDHQKGVLDVIATFILPLSIIIMLYTRVFVVAVSQARAMRSHVIHGKQQRAKRSELKAARMLGFLVLIFIVCFCPYFVVSVGSNVHPNDVINITTLYLYQVNSLLNPLIYAFFYPCFRNAFKHILTLRILQPGSCDFNIL
- the esd gene encoding S-formylglutathione hydrolase, producing the protein MAVTQVSSNKCAGGFQKVFEHDSKELKCKMKFAVFLPPKAETDKCPVLYWLSGLTCTEQNFITKAGSQLAAADNGIIIVAPDTSPRGCAVEGEDDSWDLGTGAGFYVDATQEPWKSNYRMYSYVTQELPKLINENFPADPDRMSISGHSMGGHGALICALKNPGKYKAVSAFAPICNPTQCPWGHKAFAAYLGPDRTTWEEYDATALALKYSGPQLDILLDQGREDQFLSAGQLLPDKLIAVCSEKKIPVVFRLQPGYDHSYFFIYSFINDHIKHHAKFLNA